A window from Triticum aestivum cultivar Chinese Spring chromosome 6D, IWGSC CS RefSeq v2.1, whole genome shotgun sequence encodes these proteins:
- the LOC123141635 gene encoding uncharacterized protein, with translation MDFCPACGMLLQIQPATGGHRLRLFCPTCPYVCPIKNKIVKKARLVKREVESAESAPKTDGEPKESAPKTDGEPKADGQLKQSAPKTEGT, from the exons ATGGACTTCTGCCCGGCGTGCGGGATGCTGCTGCAGATCCAGCCGGCCACCGGCGGCCACCGCCTGCGCCTCTTCTGCCCCACCTGCCCGTACGTCTGCCCCATCAAAAACAAG ATCGTGAAGAAGGCGAGGCTGGTCAAGAGGGAGGTGGAGTCCGCGGAATCTGCCCCCAAGACTGACGGTGAGCCCAAGGAATCGGCCCCCAAGACTGACGGCGAGCCCAAGGCCGATGGTCAGCTCAAGCAATCTGCCCCCAAGACTGAGG GTACATGA